The Malus sylvestris chromosome 8, drMalSylv7.2, whole genome shotgun sequence genomic interval AGATAGTAAGCCACTGTAAGAAATTTCCACTGGCCATTACAACGATAGGAGGGTCACTTTGTAATCAGCCTATAGAGAAATGGAGACTCAAATGCACAGAATTATCTGAAGGTTCTATTCTCGAGTCAGAGGAAAGTTTGCGTGTGGTCCTCCAGAGTTGCTTAGATGACTTGAATAAAAGAATGGCTACTGTCAAGGATTGCTTCAAAATGGCTACTGTCAAGGATTGTTTCAAAGACCTTGGTTTGTTTCCCAAAAACCAAAGAATCCCTGTTGCTGCCCTCCTTGATATGTGGGCAGAGTTCTATGAGGGATCAAATGATAACATGTCAATGGTGAACCTCTACGAGCTCACCATCTGCAATTTGGCCAGTATTGTAATCACAAGGTATTCAAACTTTACTTTGATAACTAATTCACTATTGTGATCTGCACGTTTCAGAAATTTCTTCTGTGAAACTAAATTTTGATCACCACCAGGAATAAGGGTATAGATGGCTACTATGGTGAACACTTTGTTATCCAACATGATATGCTTAAATTGCTATCAATCCTTGAGAGTAGTGAAGACCCGATGGGCAATAGACTGATTATCGACATACGTGAAAAGGAGCTTCCACCAACATGGTGGACGGAGAACCAGCAGAAAATGAATAAGGCTCGCTTGGTATCTGTCTCAACTGGTTGGCATCTCCGAACTCTCTTTAGAAAatagatacatacatatatacaatcaTGTACTACAATCTCACAAACGTAATTTCACATTAATTTCCTCCCCACAGTCACATCATATAGCACATTGTTTATTTGCAGGCGAATCGTCCTCAACAAAGTGGCACAACATGGATCTACCAAAAGGCGAGGTTctagttttgaattttcaagCAAAGAACTATGCCTTACCCAAGTTCATGAAGAAAATGTCCAAGTTGAAGGTTCTAATAGTCACAAATGATGGCTTCTCACCAGCTGAGCTAAGCAACATTGAACTGCTGTGTTCTTTATCTAATCTAAAGAGACTAAGATTCGAGCGTATTTTGATTCCTTTGATAAGCAAGATGAGCATTCAATTGAAGAGTCTAAAGAAGATATCTTTATTCATGTGTAACGTCAGAGAAGCATTTGGAAActcttccatccaaatttttGAGATATTCCCATACCTAGAGGAGTTGCACATCGACTATTGTAGCGATTTGGAGAAATTTCCTGCCAAGCTATGTGATCTTAAACGCCTAAAAGTTCTCAGCATCACCAACTGTCATAAGCTATCTGTCTTGCCTGAAGACATCGGAAAGCTGGAGAATTTGGAAGTGTTGAGGCTAAGGTCCTGCACAGACTTGGAAGAGCTTCCAGGCTCGATTGAGAAACTCAGTAAGTTGTACTTTCTTGACATATATAATTGTTTCCGCATTAAGGAGTTGCCCGAATGCATTGCAAAGATGAATGGTTTAAGAAAAATCAACATGGCACAATGTTCAAGATTGAAACTGCCTGTGTCAGTGTATGATCTTGATCAGCAATTAGAGAAAGTGACATGTGACGAAGGCAAAAGAGATTTCTGGAAATCTGTCTTATCAAATCCTGACAAAATAACGGTGGCTAATGAAGAATTCAACCTGAAATGGCTCCACGGACCTCAGAATTGAGAGCTCTCTTTCCACGATAAGTATTGGAGCAAAATGTCCTGTTTGTGATTTGTGAAGTTTATTCTTCCCTGTTTCTCATTAGGTGTTTGTACGAGATATTGCATCATTCCACTGTCTTGGATTTCCCTGATTTTCTTCTCTACATACTGTTGAAATGGTACCGGGCCatgatatttttgtttaatttcttaAAGGTTTTAGCTTTCAAGAATTGGGGATTCGAATAATAAGAAATGCAGAGATGAAGAAGTGAGAGAGTAATTTTAATTCAAacaacttagcgaagaaggctttggtgtatttaacacaatacgttgaaatgaaggaaagcttatttattgatatccccgataagttacaaatatgtacatatacttgagtcaaaataaacaaacaagagggagccttcacaaaggttgcttaggagaagtctcagtagtcggtagagccccagaaagagaaggcaccggagggggatcattcggagcctcagtactggacaaaaccctagaaggaggaggcatcagaggttgatcatttggagcttcattacgcggtacagtcccagaagacgaaggcaataaatgcctttggaacaaacccacaaatctctgatgatcaagtaaaacctgaccatcagattccttcatctggtcaagcttcctcttcatgtttgtagcatagtcatgtgcgagctggtgcaactgtttattctcatgcttgagccctctaatctcctgtttgagactcatcacttcagccgccaatgattcaacttggcgggttcgagcaaataggcgttgggccatattagacacagaatctgcacactgaacactaagagccagagaatccttaacagccaactcatcagaccgtttggaaagtagtctgttatctttaggagtgagaaggttcctggccactaccgcagcggtcatatcgtTCTTCATCAcgaaatccccaacggtaagaggaccagtaggggagacgaaggatgggcgccatatgttgtctggagaaggcggggctgcctcttcaacaaggttcaagtcaaaacgacggtcggaggggccagacattttcaaaggtgttgaagagagaagaggtcagacaaatcaagatcttagaagtgcaagaatggagcttctactggtggatattcaagtgtgctttggaacttaatgtcagcccctataaaaatctgcactcgacgaagcttcagaaatcgaagaggcgtctgctcagaaatcgaagaggcgtttgctttctcaaaagctgggctgctcaaagaccacgaaggccgatctcagaaatcgaagaggtttgctttctcaaaagctgggctgctaagagaccacgagggccgatctcagaaatcgaagaggcacctacttttccaaccttgtcagcacctgtcacacgtacactcagctttgcggaaattatgggcattctgtcgaagatttctggcgaagtagaaagcacatgaatcgtactgttcaatcacccacttcccacacgcaacagtaactcatgggtaccacagataactttgccaaagttctctgacaaagttgagacacgtgaagcttgcagctcccgctacatcgctctgaccaagaagggtaaaagaattgcaaagaaacaacactaacaaagtttagacacataaattttgaaggtctagctaccatattattacccacaagggtaaaggaacagtaccactgctggataattggaaagtcccggtgtgtcaacctctgtgcttcgtggcaaggtagactaacaaacatgcccaacctttactcacattcgagaaaacactcccaacaagattgcttgctccaaaatcgaagaggcaccgccctccgaatctcgagagccagactcccaacatgattactttctcaaaaatcgaagagagggtaaaggaacagtaccactgctggataattggaaagtccctgtgtgtcaacctctgtgcttcgtggcaaggtagactagcaaacatgcccaacctttactcacattcgagaaaacactcccaacaagattgcttgctccaaaatcgaagaggcaccgccctccgaatcttgagagccagactcccaacatgattactttctcaaaaatcgaagagacaccgctctccgaatctcgagagccagacccccagcaggattgctttctcaaaaatcgaagaggcatcgttctccgaatctcgagagccagatccccgacaggattgcttgttcgaaaaccgaagaggcaccactttcccaacttcaagagctggatctccttggataaagcttgtctgtaatcttcacacgcaacatcagctttccagataccacagaccactttttcaaagtgctctgacagagttaaaacatgtgaagctggcagctcccactaccgtactatgaccaagcagggtaaaggaatagccttattacttgatgttagggagactcctatatatgtcgaccttcatccctaacggacaggcagacctgcaaaaatgctcaaccctttctcttatctgagagggcactcccaacgaagcctttcgaaatattcagctttctttccccccgataatacctctgtaaacaagctatactagagcaagaatatctcatatcatcagggttaaaagcaagagtatcccatatcatgctttttccctgtcttttcctttggccttgttcttacctgcaagacaaggagaaagagagcaatcagtcagcacttggaatcaagcttccagccaggaactgactgcctggaacctcttacctgattacttacctggcattgctctcgagtactcatctttaacatcttatgcttccagggaagataccgcatcggCCTgtggaacagatagggcaagtgagaaggatacaaggaagcatgtggagacaagcgtaacagcacacgtgccgatacatccactactctgtcaaaagcaaaagtatcccatatctgcagggtcgaacgtactctagatttgatggacttgttttgaccctcaaattcttcagtcggccttatactctggaggaaaccagaaaaccctccagcccggttcaagaataagcctgtggaaagttacttcttcaaaagcaaaagtatcccatatcttctcttctcatttttcttctctttatccttcatgctgcctgcaagatagggagaatgtgaacaatcagccggagctctgattgcttaccttgtctgtcacctctttcagcagatcccctagcccggcgacttgggggactcctactacatggtttgtatcgcgcttgaccaagcctgaaactacaagtaagcttcaagtgaaattgatacattaccttgtgcatctccaccagttacagataccacccctggatggatgAAGAgtatttccagagaagatgccacatctacctatgagacagataaggcaagtcaagacgataccacactccggtacttagaagtttcgtggttacaagatcattctcccacaatatttcctaatgtcatttgtactaaatcattcacttatactcactaaaggagagcttgaacctatgtacttgtgtaaacccttcacaattaatgagaactcctctagtccgtggacgtagccaatctgggtgaaccacgtacatcttgtgtttgctttcctatctctatccatttatatacttatccacactaatgaccggagcaatctagcgaagatcacaaaaagtgaccgttttcgctacctaggatctatcttgcaagagaacggagaattagatggagatctcaaccatagaatacaagctggatggatgaagtgtaagagcgcatccggcgtgttgtgtgaccgtcgtaggccactgaagctcaagggaaaattttataggacggcaataaggccagcgatgttggatggcacataatgttgggcggtgaagcatcaacacgtacacaaaatgggtgtagcggagatgaggatgcttcgtgggatgtatgggcacacgataaaggataagattgggaatgaggatatccgaggtaaagtaggagtagccaaaattgaaggaaatatgagagaaaatcggttccggtggtttggacatgtgcaaagaaggcctactgatgctccggttcaaaaatgtgactacgggacagaggttcagggccgaaggggtagaggaagacctaggaaaactttggaagagaccctaagaaaatacttgagtacttggatctaacggaggacatgacacaaaatcgagcgcaatggcgttctaggattcatatagccgaccccacttagtgggaaaaggctttgttgttgttgttgttgttgttgtaattcatacatccaaaaccctagcataTAGAAGGCTTAGAGTGGTCCTATTTTTCAGGGATCAATCTCAGTCCTCTAGAGCATCAGGAGTTGTGATCCTTTCACTTGGGAATAGATCCAGCAACACAATACATTCAAGGGATGAGAACAAACACAGTTGTTCATCTTTCACAAAATAGTAACTCTACTAGCCGTTGGACATTTAAACATAACGGCTAATACTAAAAATAGAAACTTCCATCATCTTCGATTTCTTCAAGTTCATCTGCAATATTTGTCATCTGTAGGTTGATTTCAAGTCTGAGAAGCTTAATTCTCAACAGCCTCTCCTAAGCTGCTCACTGGCTACTCCAAGCTTGTGCCTTAAGTAATTGAATCTTTCTCTAGGCAGTGCCTTAGTAAAAATATTTGCGAGTTGTTCCTTACTTCTGCGAAACTTCACATCAATCACCCCTTCTTGTAATGCTTCTCTTATGTGTCTAGTTTTCTGGTTGAAGATAGGGTTCTTCACCATAGAAATTGTAGAcatgttttttcaaaataaaggTGTTGCATCAGTTTTCATTTCCCCAAAATCATCAAGAAGAAATCTCAGCCAAATTGATTGAGCAGTTGCTTCTGCTGCTGATACATACTCAGCTTCAGCAGTTGATAGAGCAACTGTGTTTTGCTTCACTGAGGCCTATGAAAACACACCACTCCCAAAGTTAAATGCATATCCATAGGTGCTCCTGCTATCATCTTCATTTCTTGCCCAATCAGCATAACAAAAACCAACAAGAATTGTTGTCGTCTTTCACATATTTAATTCCATAATTTAGTGTACCCTGCACATATCTCAAGACTCTCTTTGCTACTCCAAAATGCTTCTTTGTATGACTATTCATAAACCTTGCTAGTAGACTAGCAGCATACATCAAATCTGGTCTAGTTGTTGTCAAATACAACAAGTTATCACAATCTTTCTATACATGCTTTCATTTGCCAACTCACTTCCATCACCTTCTTGAGTTTTTCTCCTATGGGTAATGGAATTGACACAAGCTTGCAGTCTTCAAGACCAAATTTCACTAGGAGTGACTTTGCATACTTACTTTGATGAATGAATACACCCTTATCAGTTTGTAGTATTCTAATTCCCAAGAAATGGTGAAGCGGCCCCAAATCAGACATCTCATATCTCTGCATCATTTCTCTTTTGAACTCACTGAGTAATCTCTCACTACTTCTAGTGTATCATCAACATACAATGACACAATGAGCAATCCTCATTCTTCATCAGATCTTGTATGTCACACTCCAAAACTAGAGATGTGAGATTAAGAGAAATAACTAGAACAAAGTGGTTGTTCAAGGGTGCAACACAAATCTCATCTTAAGATTATGTCaatgaaaatttaaattccacAATTCCATTAAATCAAACTACGAAAGTCAATTTAAAGAAATAGAGTTAAAGATCTCATGGTAATACAAACTACAAAAGCGACCTGAACCGTAAAATTCACCGAAAATAGCTCATTCAACCAAAACGAGTGAAAATTTCCAGATCCAAAGTAGACACATGAAACTAAGTTGTGTCAAAATTTCATTGATTTTCGAGTTCGGGAAGTATaggaaaattttaaaactaaaacaGGCATGCTGCTGTTTTCACGTAAAAACAACTTTAGCAGCACCAAATTACTTTGCAAATAAAACTGTCTATATTCCAAAGAacaaaaatctgaaattttgcAACATACCACTTAGGTAATAGGTACACACCCACAGTTTTAAACATAACCAAGTTCATAGTGGTTCTTCAAGAGCCATTCATAAAACCTTCCAGATTATAATGAGTTCACAAAAGACTTTCAGGGCTTCTAACAAGAAAACATTTTCAGGCCATTTGAGGAAAATGTACATGAGCAAAACTATACAAGCCAAAAAACGAGTAATTACATATACATAGTTTTCATAGCCCAGGTAAGTAGAATCTCCAACCCACTGAGGTCGACATCATTTTAGTCTACTACGCAACAAAAGGATCATTTACAGACAGAGACTAACTATACAAACACTTTGGCAGCTCACCCAAAAGAAGTGTATGTCTGAACTCCCTTCTACTAGCCCACACTAGTGCTGCCACTTGAAAATCAGCTAGTCGACTCTACACACCTGAAAGTACATGTTTAGAAAAACGGGTGAGCATAAATGCCCAGTAGGGGTTTTTCCATAAGTCCGTAGTCATTTAAAATTTATGGTGCACACCAGAAAGTAATAAGAGTGATTCAAAACCATTTATATTCATTACCACGAAATCCAACAATCTGAAAtatgctaaaaaaaaaatgcttggaAGTAACATATGACAGAAAAACCAAAGTTTTAGAACATTAGTAGCTTTGATAACAACGGTACCACACACAAGTTCAGAGTCACTTCCTTTTTCATAAGGATAATAAAGCCATTATCATTTAaagaaacacaaacacaacTAATCTCAAAGATTTTCTGTTATCCCCAAACAAGTGACTAGCAGATTGGAAAGAACAGTAGTAATACCTGGCCAACTTACATATCACACGTATTTATCACTTTTATAAATCATTCTCACATCCCACACATGGAGCTCTCCCCGGGGAAACATTGGGTCATTGTGCCCATAATCAACAACTTCACGGGTTATTATGCCCATTCATACATTTCTCAACATTCACATCTGCACACCTATTATACTACTTTCCACCTACTTTCACAATTTGAACATTCGTTTCAAGATGCttcaaaatttgacattgaGTAAAATAAGAGGCATGCACATcaaaacaaaatcttgaaaaatcatttcaatcacTTTAAACTCACCAAAGTTGTAGCAACAGAATTCAAATCATTAAGATCAAACCATAGAGAAATATTTTCTTAACTTTTTTCACATaatcgaaaaagaaaaacattttaAGTAAGCTTCAAATAATGCTCAAATGCCAACAATCCTTGATCaagtaaaaatgaaaaaccaaaatattttatttttgattaaaactcccCTACCTCAACACAATTTCTTGATATTCAACTCCCAGGATGTTCGTCAACTTGTTCCGTAGTCtagtaaaaaaaatcatcacacACCACTTATACAAAATATCAGACAACGAACCCTAATTCAAGGTTAATTGGGGCCTTTAATCAAAGGTGCTCAACTCAAAAACTATAACATGGGTTATCAAACCAAATAACAATTAGATCCCAAAGGTAAGAAATAGATACCTTAAATGGAGACAAAAGAAAGATCGTCACTTGTTCTAATCTTCACAAATAGAGGAAAAGAAAGCTAATTTCCTCCtccttcaattttctttttgacAATTTAAGGGTTAAAAGGGATAAACCCCTTAATTCCTTTCGGCTAGAAGGGAAAGCAACAAATATGAGGGGGTTTTCTAGAAACCTCATCCCCTTTTATTCCCTTTTTCTAACATCagctttccctttctttttttttctttttctttttaaattcttttcatTTAGTTCTTCTCTTTTCAAGCCAAAGCTTGGTCTCAAAAGTAAAAGAACTTTTAATAGCCACAAGTAATCCACTCTTAATCACCACCTAAAATTTTAGGGATATTACATTGTATATAGTGTAGCCTCACTAGTGCTTCTCTTGAACTTATAATTAATCGAGTAAGTATCAATCTCACTATACCAGGCTCTGGGAGCCTGTTTTAAACCCTATAATGCCTTCCTTAGCTTGTAAATCTTGTGTCTACAATTCTTTAATTCAAAGCCTTCAGGTTGATCAATgtacacttcttcttcaagcattCCATTTAGGAATGCTAATTTGACATCTAACTGAAATAACTCCCACCACTTTTGTGCTGCAAGGGCAATGAAAATTCGAATTATGTCTAACCTTGTCATTAgggcaaaggtttcattataGTCAATACCAGGCTTTTGAGCATAACCTTTTGCAACAAGTCTATTCTTGTGCTTTTAGACAGTTCCATCCAAATTCAACTTGGTTTTAAACACCCATTTCACTCCTATGACAGCTTTATCGGTAGGTCTATCTATTAGCTGCCATGTGTCATTTTTCTCAATCATTTCAATCTCAGCATTCAAAACATCTTGCCAAGCTTGATCATGTGCTACTTCTTGATAGTTTTCTGGTTCAACAACGCGCATGTGACATCttgcatatatttcatccaAGCTTCTCATCTTCACATGTATTGAACTAGGTGTTGAATTTTGACCTTGAGTTTCACTCCTACTAATGGATGAACTGGCATAACTTGAAATTTGTTGGTGACTCTGAGTAGTTTCAACTTGAGTTTCAGAATTtgaattttcatgcatatcaataCCATACACATCAT includes:
- the LOC126632422 gene encoding putative disease resistance protein At5g47280, whose product is MQAVLASVVGSVVKVPFEWLFDAAKKAHKMAKTFPIHHSNLISTLDSLVPLIAQINHTGTNSVSENFTRTMEDGKKLVERCEGKLNYFEKAKYAQEIVELDKSLQRLLLLLAVQLGVNSAVVLNRIDANLVAQNQIRYLITTRYAVPYLPHDTLRLDAQLAQLAEIRMKLLTDNTPSMLVLTALPGCGKTYLAKMLCHDQRVKAKFNNIFFTTVSENPNIDVQEFCQHAGFRSPALENEEIAAGQNRFLLILDDVPSTSEFLLHEFNQINISDSKILVTSRCHFPKVGSPHEVQPLSSEDAETLFCRSAFRNTTLSKGDFQEELNKIVSHCKKFPLAITTIGGSLCNQPIEKWRLKCTELSEGSILESEESLRVVLQSCLDDLNKRMATVKDCFKMATVKDCFKDLGLFPKNQRIPVAALLDMWAEFYEGSNDNMSMVNLYELTICNLASIVITRNKGIDGYYGEHFVIQHDMLKLLSILESSEDPMGNRLIIDIREKELPPTWWTENQQKMNKARLVSVSTGESSSTKWHNMDLPKGEVLVLNFQAKNYALPKFMKKMSKLKVLIVTNDGFSPAELSNIELLCSLSNLKRLRFERILIPLISKMSIQLKSLKKISLFMCNVREAFGNSSIQIFEIFPYLEELHIDYCSDLEKFPAKLCDLKRLKVLSITNCHKLSVLPEDIGKLENLEVLRLRSCTDLEELPGSIEKLSKLYFLDIYNCFRIKELPECIAKMNGLRKINMAQCSRLKLPVSVYDLDQQLEKVTCDEGKRDFWKSVLSNPDKITVANEEFNLKWLHGPQN